GTTGAGGCAGCTCAGTGCCGAAGCTGGCGAACAGCTCGGCGAAGGCCGGCAGGTTTTGCCAGAGTGCGTAGGCGAGCGGGGCGGCCAGCAGCAGCGAGAGGCCATGCAGGCTCAGCTTGAGCCAGGGGAAAGCGGGGCGGGGCGAGAGGGGCGAAGCGGCGTGCGCATCCATGAACAACCGATCCTTGTTGTCGTGCCAGCAGGCTCGCAGGGCGCGAGCGGGGTATCGCGGAGGGAAGTGCCCATGCCTGGCATGGGCACTCAGGCCATCAGTCCTGGCGGCTGGTGACTTCCACCAGGTGGTAGCCGAACTGGGTCTTCACCGGGCCTTGCACTACGCCGACCGGGGCGCTGAACACCACGGTGTCGAATTCCTTGACCATCTGCCCCGGGCCGAAGGTGCCGAGGTTGCCGCCGTCGCGGCTGGACGGGCAGCTGGAGTTGTCCTTGGCGACCTGGGCGAAGTCGGCACCGGCTTCGATGGAGGCTTTCAGTTCGTTGCACTTGGCTTCGCTGGAAACCAGGATGTGGCGGGCAGAGGCGCGAGGCATGGGGTGTACTCCTTGAGGAAAGCGCAGAGCCTACCCGATTTGCCCGGCTATTCAAGGCAACTCATCGGGCGCCCTGCAGCAACAGCCGGCCGGCGCCCGCCAGGTTACGCCGGGTTGCGCAGCACGCTGCTCAGGTGTTGGCGATAGCGCTCGACGTCGGCCTCGATGGCCGGGCGCTTCATCACGTCCACGCAGAGGAAGGTCGGCAGGGCAGTCATGCCGAGGAACTGGTTGGCCTTGTGGAAGGGGAAGTACACCGCGTCCACGCCCTTGGCCTCGAAGAAGTCGGTGGGGTCGTCGAAGGCCTGCTGCGGGGCGTTCCAGGTCAGCGACAGCATGTACTGCTTGCCCTGGATCAGGCCACCGCTGCCGTACTTCTGCGAGGCGTCGGAGCGAGTGCGGCCGTCGTTGGCATAGAGGCTGCCGTGACCGGCGGTGAACACTTCGTCGATGTACTTCTTCACCGTCCAGGGCGCGCCCATCCACCAGCCGGGCATCTGATAGATGATCACGTCGGCCCAGAGGAATTTCTGCACTTCTTCGGCGATGTCGTAGCCGCCATCGATGAAGGTTTCCTTCACGTCGAAGCCGCTGCGGTCGAGGTGGGCGAGGGCGGTTTCGTGCAGGGTGGCGTTGTAGCGACCGTCGGAATGGGCGAACTGTTTACCGCCGTTGAGCAGCAGAATCTTTTGCATGGCAGGGGCCTCCGTAAATGAATGACGGCAGGCTAGGGGTTGGGCCGGGAGAGAAAAACCGGGTGGACGGCAAATGATATTTGCTCAAAAGGCATGAATTGCCTTTGTTGGTGTGCTGTAGGGTTAATAAAAATTGCCCTTGGAGAACGCCATGACCAGCCCCTACGGATTCATCCTGCATGCCCACACCCGGCCGGAACAGGCCGAGGCCTTTGCGGCCTTGTTCAGCGCTTATGTCGAGCCCAGTCGCGCGGAGGCGGGCTGCATCGAGTACCACATGCTGCGCGATGCGCAGGATCCGAGCCTGTTCATCTTTTTCGAGGTGTGGGCCTCGAAGGAGCACCTGGCCGTGCACAGCGCGCTGCCGCACATGCAGCGCTTTCACGAGCAGCGCATGGACTACCTGCGCCGCGACTTCGAGATCCGCGAGATTGAGATGCTCAGTGCATCCTCTGCGGCCCGGCCCGAGGTCGCCGTGGCCGGGCGTTGAGGCAGACCTACTTGGCTACCTGCAGGCGCTGGTCGGTGAACACGCAGAGCACGCCGGCGCGGTTGTACATCACCTGGTGGTTGAAGTCGCAGTAGGCCGCCGCCACGCTGAGAGCCATCTGCTCGCTGATCAGCTGGTTCTGCTCGGGACGGAACCAGGCCATCTGACCGGCTTTGCAGCGTTCGGCCTGCGGGTCGGTGCTGTAGGTGCACAGGTTGGTCTGGTCGATGGCCGGGGCGGAGTCGAAACAGGCGCTCAGGGACAGGGCGGCGGCGCCCAGCAGGAACAGGCGGGTAAGGTTGCGCATGGCGGTTTCTCGGCAATTAAGGGAGGTGCGGAGTTAGTGCCGGCGACTGGGCAAAGGTTCCTCGGTCGCCAACGCTGAGCGTACTGCGCGGCCGGCTTTGTGACGGCGCGCACTGGCGGGCTCAACCGAAGGACGGCATCGGCCCCAGCGAGTTGAGGATCAGCAGCACCGTGCCCACCGCCAGCAGGGCCAGCAGCGCCAGCGTGATGCACAGCCACTTCAGCACCTTGAACAGCCGCGACGGACGCGCAGCGCCGGCCACCTCCGGCACACGCATCAGCAGGCCGCCGCAGTGC
The window above is part of the Pseudomonas alcaligenes genome. Proteins encoded here:
- a CDS encoding peptidylprolyl isomerase, which codes for MPRASARHILVSSEAKCNELKASIEAGADFAQVAKDNSSCPSSRDGGNLGTFGPGQMVKEFDTVVFSAPVGVVQGPVKTQFGYHLVEVTSRQD
- a CDS encoding NAD(P)H-dependent oxidoreductase, which produces MQKILLLNGGKQFAHSDGRYNATLHETALAHLDRSGFDVKETFIDGGYDIAEEVQKFLWADVIIYQMPGWWMGAPWTVKKYIDEVFTAGHGSLYANDGRTRSDASQKYGSGGLIQGKQYMLSLTWNAPQQAFDDPTDFFEAKGVDAVYFPFHKANQFLGMTALPTFLCVDVMKRPAIEADVERYRQHLSSVLRNPA
- a CDS encoding putative quinol monooxygenase, whose product is MTSPYGFILHAHTRPEQAEAFAALFSAYVEPSRAEAGCIEYHMLRDAQDPSLFIFFEVWASKEHLAVHSALPHMQRFHEQRMDYLRRDFEIREIEMLSASSAARPEVAVAGR